A DNA window from Ancylothrix sp. D3o contains the following coding sequences:
- a CDS encoding putative toxin-antitoxin system toxin component, PIN family — MSSKVRYVVDTNVIISALLFETGMPARAFRYALQNGEILLSVELLEELNDVLGREKFNRYLTREEREEFLEALVERSVLVELVEKVQECRDPKDDKILELALSGGAEYIITGDRDLLVLNPFRSVQIVTPDEFLQMRSGE, encoded by the coding sequence ATGAGTAGTAAAGTACGCTATGTGGTTGACACAAACGTAATTATCAGTGCGTTGTTGTTCGAGACAGGAATGCCTGCGAGAGCTTTTCGATATGCCTTACAAAATGGTGAAATATTGTTATCTGTTGAGTTGCTAGAAGAGTTGAACGATGTTCTCGGACGGGAAAAATTCAATCGTTACTTAACTAGGGAAGAGAGAGAAGAGTTTTTAGAGGCTTTGGTAGAGCGCTCAGTATTAGTTGAATTGGTCGAAAAAGTTCAAGAGTGCCGCGATCCGAAAGATGACAAAATTTTAGAACTGGCGCTTAGTGGAGGCGCAGAGTATATTATTACCGGTGATCGGGATTTGTTGGTACTCAACCCCTTTCGCAGCGTACAAATAGTTACACCAGATGAGTTTTTGCAAATGCGTTCAGGAGAATAG
- a CDS encoding peptidylprolyl isomerase has protein sequence MTRAIMETAKGTIHLELFDKDAPNTVKNFVELAEKGFYDGLNFHRVIPNFMIQGGCPLGTGTGGPGYKIKCEINPNKHLAGSLSMAHAGRDTGGSQFFICHAPQKHLDGVHTVFGKTEDMNVVNAIRQGDKIVSVKIEK, from the coding sequence ATGACTCGCGCAATAATGGAAACCGCCAAAGGCACCATCCATCTCGAATTATTTGATAAAGATGCACCAAACACCGTTAAAAACTTTGTTGAATTGGCAGAAAAAGGCTTTTATGACGGCTTAAATTTCCACCGCGTTATCCCTAATTTTATGATTCAAGGTGGTTGTCCATTGGGTACAGGAACCGGTGGCCCAGGGTACAAAATTAAATGCGAAATTAACCCCAATAAACACCTCGCCGGCAGCTTATCAATGGCCCACGCTGGACGCGACACCGGCGGTAGTCAATTCTTCATTTGTCACGCTCCCCAAAAACATTTAGATGGTGTTCATACTGTCTTTGGAAAAACCGAAGATATGAATGTGGTAAATGCAATTCGTCAAGGCGACAAAATCGTTTCTGTCAAAATTGAAAAGTAA
- a CDS encoding Uma2 family endonuclease, with protein sequence MVQTPSKTLSLEEFMKLKETKPASEYIDGQIIHKPMPQGKHSAIRGELITAINAVLKPKRIARAFSELRCTFGGISIVPDVSVFLNERIPRSETGEVANTFSLSPDWVIEILSPDQSQTKVTKKILHCLKYDTQMGWLIDPEERSIFVFKPKQQPEVFEEPADLLPAPCFADELRLTIGNLFDWLLE encoded by the coding sequence ATGGTACAAACGCCATCAAAAACATTGAGTTTAGAAGAGTTTATGAAACTCAAAGAAACAAAACCAGCCAGTGAGTATATCGACGGACAAATTATCCATAAACCTATGCCACAAGGAAAGCATAGCGCAATTCGAGGTGAACTTATTACAGCTATCAATGCAGTGCTTAAGCCTAAACGCATCGCACGAGCTTTTTCAGAACTCCGCTGCACCTTTGGGGGAATTTCTATTGTGCCGGATGTGTCGGTTTTTCTTAACGAAAGAATCCCCCGTAGTGAAACTGGGGAAGTTGCTAATACATTTTCACTTTCTCCTGATTGGGTGATTGAAATTTTATCGCCAGATCAAAGCCAAACGAAAGTTACAAAAAAAATTCTCCATTGTTTGAAATATGATACACAAATGGGATGGCTGATTGATCCTGAAGAGCGCTCTATCTTTGTTTTTAAACCAAAACAACAGCCAGAAGTTTTTGAAGAACCGGCAGATTTATTACCGGCGCCATGTTTTGCTGACGAACTGCGACTAACAATCGGCAATTTATTTGACTGGCTGCTTGAATAA
- a CDS encoding glutamate synthase subunit beta translates to MGKPTGFIEFLRELPSELAPLDRIRNWDEFHFPMPDDKLRTQAARCMDCGTPFCHTGTLISGMASGCPVNNLIPEWNDLVYRGLWQEALDRLHKTNNFPEFTGRVCPAPCEGSCVLGIHNPPVTIKNIECSIIDKGWDEGWVRPEQPRKRTDKKVAVIGSGPAGLAAAAQLNKAGHWVTVFERADRPGGLLMYGIPNMKLDKEEVVMRRLHILEEEGVKFICNTEVGKDFPVENLMTEFDAVVLATGATKPRDLPIEGRQLNGIHFAMDFLTTNTKAVLDKTSTSLSAEGKDVVIIGGGDTGTDCVGTSIRHGCNSVTQIEIMPKPPEARAADNPWPEWPKVYKMDYGQEEAAAKFGDDPRVYITTATKFEGDENNNVKAVHTVEVLWEKNEKGQFIPKHIPGTEKVIPAQLVLLAMGFLGPEQPLLDALGVERDARSNVKADHGKFATSLPGVFAAGDCRRGQSLVVWAINEGRGAAQACDLYLMGNTDLPA, encoded by the coding sequence ATGGGAAAACCAACCGGCTTTATTGAATTTCTCCGCGAACTTCCTTCAGAACTTGCACCGCTTGACCGCATCCGCAACTGGGATGAGTTTCATTTTCCCATGCCGGATGACAAACTCCGCACTCAGGCTGCTCGCTGTATGGATTGTGGCACACCATTCTGCCACACCGGCACACTTATCAGCGGCATGGCAAGCGGCTGTCCGGTAAATAACCTGATCCCCGAATGGAATGATTTAGTTTATCGCGGTTTGTGGCAGGAAGCGCTCGACCGCTTGCATAAAACCAACAACTTCCCCGAATTTACTGGTCGTGTATGTCCCGCACCTTGTGAGGGATCTTGTGTTCTGGGTATCCATAACCCGCCGGTGACGATCAAAAATATTGAATGTTCGATCATTGATAAAGGTTGGGATGAAGGCTGGGTGAGACCAGAACAACCGAGAAAACGCACCGACAAAAAAGTGGCCGTCATTGGTTCCGGGCCGGCGGGCTTGGCTGCTGCGGCTCAATTAAATAAGGCCGGTCATTGGGTAACGGTGTTTGAACGTGCCGACCGGCCTGGTGGTTTGCTGATGTATGGCATTCCGAATATGAAGCTGGATAAAGAAGAAGTGGTGATGCGCCGGCTTCATATTTTAGAAGAAGAAGGTGTGAAATTTATCTGCAATACAGAAGTAGGTAAAGACTTCCCCGTAGAAAACTTGATGACAGAATTTGATGCTGTGGTGCTGGCAACCGGCGCAACGAAACCCCGCGATTTGCCAATTGAAGGTCGGCAGTTAAACGGCATTCATTTTGCAATGGATTTTCTGACAACAAACACCAAAGCTGTCCTCGATAAAACTAGCACATCCTTGTCGGCGGAAGGCAAAGATGTGGTGATTATTGGCGGCGGCGACACCGGCACCGACTGTGTGGGGACGTCCATTCGTCATGGTTGCAACAGCGTCACGCAGATAGAAATTATGCCGAAACCTCCCGAAGCTCGCGCCGCCGATAATCCCTGGCCCGAATGGCCCAAGGTATATAAAATGGACTACGGCCAAGAGGAAGCGGCGGCCAAATTTGGCGATGATCCGCGTGTGTATATCACAACCGCTACCAAGTTTGAGGGCGACGAAAACAATAATGTTAAGGCTGTCCACACGGTAGAGGTGCTGTGGGAGAAAAATGAGAAGGGCCAGTTTATTCCTAAGCATATCCCAGGCACGGAAAAAGTGATTCCTGCTCAGTTGGTGTTGCTGGCGATGGGGTTTTTGGGCCCGGAACAGCCTTTGCTAGATGCGCTTGGGGTGGAACGTGATGCGCGGAGTAATGTGAAGGCGGATCACGGTAAGTTTGCTACAAGTCTGCCTGGTGTTTTTGCGGCGGGTGACTGTCGCCGGGGTCAAAGTTTGGTGGTTTGGGCCATCAATGAGGGTCGCGGGGCGGCGCAGGCGTGTGATTTGTATTTGATGGGAAATACCGATCTGCCGGCTTAG
- a CDS encoding pentapeptide repeat-containing protein has protein sequence MQTITPEQAHRLSLEFLEKDPQNRLEILNELGLGRYEFLTKLPLTEANIPCVMRFLGNRQRVKFPNLQGADLAGLNLEGVNFIRGNLTNANLQNSCLIKADLLFVNFTNANLTNADLTAATLNETIWLNAIVEGCNLKNTTGLTQQQRQDLTRRGAIF, from the coding sequence ATGCAAACTATCACACCAGAACAAGCACACCGACTCTCCCTTGAATTTTTAGAAAAAGACCCCCAAAATCGCTTAGAAATCCTTAATGAATTGGGTTTAGGCCGGTACGAATTTTTAACAAAACTGCCACTCACAGAAGCAAATATCCCCTGTGTAATGCGATTTTTAGGCAACCGGCAGCGCGTTAAATTTCCTAACCTCCAAGGTGCAGACTTAGCCGGTTTAAACTTAGAAGGAGTTAACTTTATTCGCGGCAACTTAACCAACGCCAACTTACAAAACAGTTGTTTAATTAAAGCAGACTTATTATTTGTCAACTTCACCAACGCCAATTTAACCAACGCTGATTTAACCGCAGCCACTCTCAACGAAACCATCTGGCTAAACGCAATTGTAGAAGGCTGTAATCTTAAAAATACCACCGGCTTAACTCAACAACAACGTCAAGATTTAACTCGGCGTGGGGCAATTTTTTAA
- a CDS encoding S1 RNA-binding domain-containing protein: MTKIKSKYQVGKLIYGVVEAHTPFGVFVDIGEAEVKGLIQITDFLDTGSMTPEMYPEIGSSVGSVVVGYTEDERNQVWLSVKPSVLQKSLVKLKLPASTQI, encoded by the coding sequence TTGACGAAAATCAAATCTAAATATCAAGTTGGCAAATTAATCTATGGCGTAGTTGAAGCGCATACTCCTTTTGGAGTTTTTGTCGATATTGGAGAAGCAGAAGTGAAGGGACTCATTCAAATCACCGATTTTCTGGATACGGGATCTATGACCCCAGAAATGTATCCAGAAATAGGATCTTCTGTGGGTTCTGTTGTCGTTGGTTATACGGAAGACGAACGTAACCAAGTTTGGTTAAGTGTTAAACCCAGCGTTCTACAAAAGTCCCTCGTTAAATTAAAACTTCCTGCTTCAACTCAAATCTAA